From one Gracilibacillus salinarum genomic stretch:
- a CDS encoding beta-ketoacyl-ACP synthase III, which produces MKAGVLGTGHYVPEKVLTNKDMEQIVETNDEWIRTRTGIEERRIAADTEDTSDMAYNAAAQALAEAGITGEDLDLILVATVTPDQPFPTVSCKLQERLGATKAAAMDISAACAGFMYGMITAQKFIETESYKHILIIGAEKLSKITDWSDRNTCVLFGDGAGAAVMGPVSDERGILSFELGADGSGGQYLAQNEDYIFMNGREVFKFAVRQMPESSVNVVEKAGYAKEDVDYLIPHQANIRIMEAARQRLGIDVDRMAVNVNKYGNTSAASIPIALSEGVKNGKIKDNDLIVLVGFGGGLTWGAVALKWGK; this is translated from the coding sequence ATGAAAGCAGGCGTATTAGGTACGGGTCACTATGTACCCGAGAAAGTTTTGACGAATAAAGATATGGAACAAATCGTGGAAACCAACGATGAATGGATTCGTACACGAACTGGTATAGAAGAACGCCGAATTGCAGCAGATACGGAAGATACGTCCGATATGGCATATAATGCAGCAGCGCAAGCATTAGCTGAAGCAGGAATAACAGGAGAGGATTTAGATTTAATCCTGGTTGCAACGGTAACCCCTGATCAGCCTTTTCCAACAGTATCTTGTAAATTACAAGAACGTTTAGGGGCAACAAAAGCAGCGGCAATGGATATTAGTGCAGCTTGTGCCGGATTTATGTATGGGATGATCACTGCTCAGAAATTCATTGAAACGGAATCATATAAACATATTTTAATTATTGGAGCAGAAAAACTGTCGAAAATAACAGACTGGTCTGATCGAAATACTTGTGTGTTATTTGGTGATGGAGCGGGCGCAGCAGTTATGGGGCCTGTGAGTGATGAACGAGGTATTCTTTCATTTGAACTAGGTGCCGATGGAAGTGGCGGTCAATATTTAGCACAAAACGAAGATTATATCTTTATGAATGGTCGGGAAGTGTTTAAATTTGCAGTTCGCCAAATGCCAGAATCCTCTGTAAATGTTGTGGAAAAAGCAGGTTATGCTAAAGAAGATGTCGATTATCTCATTCCACATCAGGCAAACATACGTATTATGGAAGCTGCCAGACAACGATTGGGCATTGACGTGGACCGAATGGCCGTAAATGTTAATAAATATGGTAATACTTCAGCGGCTTCAATACCTATTGCTTTGTCTGAAGGAGTAAAAAACGGTAAAATAAAGGATAATGATTTAATTGTCTTAGTAGGCTTCGGTGGAGGTCTAACATGGGGCGCTGTCGCGTTAAAGTGGGGCAAATAA
- a CDS encoding BMP family ABC transporter substrate-binding protein, producing MKKFIVMLSSFICLLSFLTACQAGGNGEKIERVGMLIEHTVHDQTWGNKGYRGLLNIQEEYDTDVYFQEGVQTQQQVNVAVEEFASKGVQVIIGHSSIYGEMFNQIHASYPDIQFIYVNGGYSADNLISLNFNAQAMGFFAGMIAGEMTETNRVGIIAAYEWQPEVEGYYEGVLYENPDANVDIQYVYDWDGQELAMEHYQAMREQNTDIIYPAGDAFSVSVVEAAKNDGIFTIGYVNDQQPTGGSSVLTSTIQHIDKLYVYAIDQLKDGDLPGGIYNFGFDEDVITMGPYSKQVPERFVNQVSESINEYKETGLLPHQTEK from the coding sequence TTGAAAAAATTTATCGTGATGCTTTCATCTTTTATATGTTTGCTTTCATTTTTAACCGCTTGTCAGGCTGGTGGAAATGGAGAAAAAATAGAAAGAGTCGGTATGCTGATTGAGCATACGGTTCATGACCAGACGTGGGGCAATAAAGGCTATCGCGGATTACTCAACATTCAAGAAGAGTATGATACAGATGTCTATTTTCAAGAAGGCGTTCAGACGCAGCAGCAGGTGAATGTTGCTGTCGAAGAATTTGCCAGTAAGGGGGTCCAGGTAATTATCGGACACAGCAGTATCTATGGAGAAATGTTTAACCAAATTCATGCCTCCTATCCTGATATTCAATTTATTTATGTCAACGGTGGTTATTCTGCTGATAATTTAATTAGCTTAAATTTCAATGCACAAGCGATGGGCTTTTTTGCTGGTATGATAGCAGGTGAAATGACGGAAACCAATCGTGTGGGAATAATTGCAGCCTATGAGTGGCAGCCAGAGGTGGAGGGGTACTATGAAGGGGTGCTCTATGAAAATCCTGATGCCAATGTGGACATTCAATATGTGTATGACTGGGATGGACAGGAGTTAGCGATGGAACATTATCAGGCCATGCGTGAACAGAATACCGATATTATTTATCCGGCAGGAGATGCGTTCAGTGTATCAGTGGTAGAAGCAGCTAAAAATGATGGTATTTTTACCATTGGCTATGTCAATGATCAGCAGCCGACTGGTGGTTCTTCCGTGTTAACGAGTACCATTCAGCATATTGACAAGCTCTATGTATATGCTATTGACCAATTAAAAGATGGAGATTTGCCAGGTGGGATCTATAATTTTGGTTTTGATGAAGATGTGATTACAATGGGACCTTATAGCAAACAAGTACCTGAACGTTTTGTTAATCAGGTCAGTGAATCCATTAACGAATATAAGGAAACAGGCTTATTACCACATCAAACGGAAAAATAG
- a CDS encoding DUF2929 family protein encodes MKYFATIFWSVIILTVVSYVLTSMGGEAFNFGSVISIGAIFAIAAIVLGDGLLKEEE; translated from the coding sequence ATGAAATATTTCGCAACGATTTTTTGGTCAGTCATTATTTTAACTGTTGTATCATATGTATTAACGAGTATGGGTGGAGAAGCATTCAACTTCGGCTCTGTTATTTCTATCGGCGCAATTTTTGCCATTGCCGCTATTGTTTTAGGAGACGGTCTCTTAAAAGAAGAAGAATAG